Part of the Nostoc sp. ATCC 53789 genome, TATTACACATGAACATCAATCCCGTTGGTTTGCTGTTCCTGACCGCTATCCAGAACTTTTACAAGAAGACTACAAACTCCGTCAATACATAGAACAAAAGCTGGGTAGACTTGCTCAAAACAACGCCGGAATTTCCGAAGTGCGGATTGAGCGCAAAGCCGACCAAATCGACTTAGAAGTACGCACAGCTAGACCCGGTGTAGTAGTAGGACGTGGTGGGCAAGGCATAGAATCCTTGCGTACCGGACTCCAAGGACTATTGGGTAGCAATCGCCAAATTCGCATTAACGTAGTTGAAGTTCAACGAGTTGATGCTGATGCCTACCTAATTGCCGAATACATTGCTCAACAATTGGAACGCCGGGTTTCCTTTCGGCGGGTAGTGCGCCAATCAATTCAGCGCGCCCAACGCGCTGGTGTTCAAGGTATTAAAATCCAAGTCAGTGGCCGCCTCAACGGTGCAGAAATTGCCCGGACAGAGTGGACTCGTGAAGGTAGAGTACCTTTACATACCTTACGGGCTGATATTGACTACTCTTATTGCACGGCAAAAACTGTTTACGGCATTTTGGGCATCAAAGTTTGGGTGTTTAAGGGAGAAATTATTCCTGGACAGGAACCAGATCCACTACCACCAGCAAGCCGCGATCGCGAACGTGATCCCCGTGATCGCGATCGTGAACCCCGTCGTCGTCAACAACGTCGTCGCCAGCAATTTGAAGACCGCTCAAATGAAGGATAAATCGTCATTAGTCATTAGTCATTAGTCATTAGTAAATGGCAGATGACAAATGGCAGATGACAAATGACAAATGACAAGTAACAAACCATGTTAAGCCCTAGAAGAACTAAATTCCGCAAACAACAGCGCGGACGGATGGAGGGACTAGCCACCCGTGGTAGCACCCTCAACTTCGGTGATTTTGCACTCCAAGCACAAGAACCTGCTTGGATCACCTCCCGGCAAATCGAGGCTTCCCGTCGGGCAATGACTCGTTATATTCGTCGGGGTGGACAAATCTGGATTCGGATTTTCCCTGATAAACCTGTAACCATGCGTCCTGCTGAAACCCGGATGGGTTCCGGTAAAGGTAATCCAGAGTTTTGGGTAGCGGTAGTCAAGCCAGGACGAATTTTGTTTGAAATCGGTGGGGTTTCTGAAGAAATCGCCCGTGAAGCTATGCGTTTGGCTTCATTTAAACTGCCTATAAAAACCAAGTTTATTGTGCGCTTTCAACCACAGGAGCAGGAGTAGCTTATGCCTCTTCCCAAGATTTCAGAAGCTAGAGAATTAAGTGACGAGAAGCTCTCTGATGAAATTGTTGCGATCAAAAGACAACTATTTCAGTTGCGCTTGCAAAAAGCGACAAGACAATTAGAAAAGCCCCACCAATTCAGACAGGCTCGACATCGCCTAGCCCAATTGCTGACATTAGAAACAGAACGCAAACGGGCAGCAAGTCAATCGGCTAAAGAAGAAAAGTAGGAGATTATGGCAGTTAAAGAACGAGTTGGCTTGGTAGTGAGCGATAAAATGCAAAAAACTGTGGTAGTTGCCATAGAAAACCGCGCTCCTCACCCCAAGTACGGCAAGATTGTGGTTAACACCCAACGATATAAAGTTCACGACGAAGAAAATAAGTGTAAAGTAGGCGATCGCGTTCGCATTCAGGAAACTAGACCCCTGAGCAAAACCAAGCGCTGGAAAATCACAGAAGTCCTGAACATCAAACCTGCTTAAACCTCATCGTTGTTAGTTTCTAACAACATCACAAGGGAGAATAATTGTGATTCAACCCCAGACTTACCTGAATGTCGCAGATAATAGCGGTGCCCGCAAACTAATGTGCATCCGCGTCTTAGGCGGAGGCAACCGTCGTTATGGTTTTATCGGTGATAAAATTATCGCCGTTGTCAAAGATGCTACACCTAACATGGCTGTTAAAAAGTCTGATGTTGTGGAAGCAGTAATTGTCCGCACTCGTAAAGCTGTATCTCGTGACAGTGGCATGAGTATTCGCTTTGATGATAATGCTGCTGTAATCATCAACAAAGACGGCAATCCTAGAGGCACACGGGTTTTTGGCCCAGTTGCACGGGAACTACGCGATAAAAACTTTACCAAAATTGTTTCTCTGGCTCCGGAGGTGCTTTAATGGCAACCAAACAGGGTACGCCCAAAGTATTCCACAAAATGCACGTCAAAACTGGCGACACCGTACAAGTGATTGCTGGTAAAGACAAAGGAAAAATTGGTGAAATTATCCAGGCACTTCCCCAACTGAGTAAAGTCATCGTCAAAGGTGTCAACATTAAAACCAAGCACGTCAAACCCCAGCAAGAAGGGGAATCAGGGCGGATTGTCACCCAAGAATTCCCAATTCATAGCTCCAACGTGATGCTTTATTCCACTAAGCAGAACGTTGCTAGTCGTGTTTGTTATACCTTTACCTCAGAAGGCAAGAAAGTCAGAAAACTTAAAAAAACTGGCGAGATTCTGGATAAATAGTCATTAGTCATTGGTCATTAGTCATTAGTTATAAAGACAAATAACAAAAGACAAAGGACAAATAACAAAGGACAATAAAAGTTCCCTGACCAAGCCCAGGGATATCAGGACAAAAAACTATGGCGACAACAAGACTCAAAAGCTTATATCAAGAGACAATCGTCCCCAAACTGATTAATCAGTTTCAATATACCAACGTTCATCAAGTACCGAAGTTGGTAAAAGTTACTATTAACCGAGGTTTGGGTGAAGCAGCTCAAAATGCGAAGTCGCTGGAAGCATCCATCAACGAAATTGCGCTTGTTACAGGTCAAAAACCAGTAGTGACGCGGGCGAAAAAGGCGATCGCTGGCTTTAAGATTCGTCAAGGGATGCCTGTAGGGATCATGGTGACACTCAGAGCCGAACGGATGTATGCCTTTTTCGATCGGCTGGTTAGCCTATCACTGCCCAGAATCCGAGATTTTCGCGGCGTTAGCCCTAAAAGCTTTGATGGACGGGGTAACTATACTCTGGGTGTGAGAGAACAGCTAATTTTTCCAGAAGTCGAATACGACAGCGTTGATCAAGTGCGTGGGATGGATATTTCCATCATCACCACAGCAAAAAACGACGAAGAGGGCCGCGCCTTACTTAAAGAATTAGGAATGCCCTTTCGCGATCAGTAAGTTCATCTATAGAGGGAACGATGGCGGCTAACGACACAATTGCAGATATGCTGACGCGCATCCGCAATGCCAACCTGGCGCGGCATCAAACTACACAAGTGCCAGCTACAAAAATGACCCGCAGCATTGCCAAAGTGCTACGGGAGGAAGGCTTTATTGCTGAAATCGAAGAAGCAGAAGAAGGGGTAAAACACAACCTAGTGATTTCCCTGAAATATAAGGGTAAGAATCGTCAGCCTCTAATCACCGCCTTAAAGCGAGTGAGTAAGCCAGGCTTGCGTGTTTACTCCAATAGAAAAGAATTACCAAGAGTACTAGGCGGCATTGGCATTGCCATTATTTCTACATCCAGTGGAATTATGACTGACCGCGAAGCGCGTCGTCAGAACTTGGGTGGCGAAGTGCTTTGTTACGTTTGGTAGTCATTGGTCATTTGTCATTAGTCATTGGTCATTGGTCATTTGTCATTTGTTATTAGTGAAAGACAAAGGACAAAAGACAAAGGACAAAGGACAAATAACAAAAGGCAAAGGGCAAATAACAAAGGACAAAAAGTAATGTCTCGTATTGGTAAACGTCCAATTACTATTCCCGCCAAAGTTGAAGTGGCGATCGATGGTACGAATATTGTGGTGAAAGGCCCGAAAGGAGAACTTTCTCGCACTCT contains:
- the rpsC gene encoding 30S ribosomal protein S3 produces the protein MGQKIHPVGFRLGITHEHQSRWFAVPDRYPELLQEDYKLRQYIEQKLGRLAQNNAGISEVRIERKADQIDLEVRTARPGVVVGRGGQGIESLRTGLQGLLGSNRQIRINVVEVQRVDADAYLIAEYIAQQLERRVSFRRVVRQSIQRAQRAGVQGIKIQVSGRLNGAEIARTEWTREGRVPLHTLRADIDYSYCTAKTVYGILGIKVWVFKGEIIPGQEPDPLPPASRDRERDPRDRDREPRRRQQRRRQQFEDRSNEG
- the rplP gene encoding 50S ribosomal protein L16, whose protein sequence is MLSPRRTKFRKQQRGRMEGLATRGSTLNFGDFALQAQEPAWITSRQIEASRRAMTRYIRRGGQIWIRIFPDKPVTMRPAETRMGSGKGNPEFWVAVVKPGRILFEIGGVSEEIAREAMRLASFKLPIKTKFIVRFQPQEQE
- the rpmC gene encoding 50S ribosomal protein L29, encoding MPLPKISEARELSDEKLSDEIVAIKRQLFQLRLQKATRQLEKPHQFRQARHRLAQLLTLETERKRAASQSAKEEK
- the rpsQ gene encoding 30S ribosomal protein S17, with the translated sequence MAVKERVGLVVSDKMQKTVVVAIENRAPHPKYGKIVVNTQRYKVHDEENKCKVGDRVRIQETRPLSKTKRWKITEVLNIKPA
- the rplN gene encoding 50S ribosomal protein L14, with amino-acid sequence MIQPQTYLNVADNSGARKLMCIRVLGGGNRRYGFIGDKIIAVVKDATPNMAVKKSDVVEAVIVRTRKAVSRDSGMSIRFDDNAAVIINKDGNPRGTRVFGPVARELRDKNFTKIVSLAPEVL
- the rplX gene encoding 50S ribosomal protein L24, with product MATKQGTPKVFHKMHVKTGDTVQVIAGKDKGKIGEIIQALPQLSKVIVKGVNIKTKHVKPQQEGESGRIVTQEFPIHSSNVMLYSTKQNVASRVCYTFTSEGKKVRKLKKTGEILDK
- the rplE gene encoding 50S ribosomal protein L5 yields the protein MATTRLKSLYQETIVPKLINQFQYTNVHQVPKLVKVTINRGLGEAAQNAKSLEASINEIALVTGQKPVVTRAKKAIAGFKIRQGMPVGIMVTLRAERMYAFFDRLVSLSLPRIRDFRGVSPKSFDGRGNYTLGVREQLIFPEVEYDSVDQVRGMDISIITTAKNDEEGRALLKELGMPFRDQ
- the rpsH gene encoding 30S ribosomal protein S8, with amino-acid sequence MAANDTIADMLTRIRNANLARHQTTQVPATKMTRSIAKVLREEGFIAEIEEAEEGVKHNLVISLKYKGKNRQPLITALKRVSKPGLRVYSNRKELPRVLGGIGIAIISTSSGIMTDREARRQNLGGEVLCYVW